A single window of Malus sylvestris chromosome 5, drMalSylv7.2, whole genome shotgun sequence DNA harbors:
- the LOC126621505 gene encoding DEMETER-like protein 2 isoform X1 has translation MSSVIKPSSSTAAAGDIKVFTRRRFKTNKRLEQRDDEIKNKTAELEPKNFQSVASSSATPWFSSNTKVEEMGPAADANNIFSSYVDDCSATPCRVTDVSTAQDKSTSKKRGYDAIYLRHKQPKSVRIQMEDKSKGEILIGGKRTKSPKPVKLKETRSSKCATAQKLPNVGRYNRVSVRKVQNDTQAQSMKQDQKAHGDILGKRNKSVHQVGPSDSTLRWHAQPQIDWSKDVSDNIKDKEEWWEEETKLFCKRANSFIACMNQVQGNRHFSAWRGSVVDSVVGAFLTQNAKDQSSSSAFMSLAAKYPTIQMEQACDYARNEKNVRSIVGWDFLEYIYYTRRTTKERSNDTMDSLDWEAVREAPLTEISKSILGRGMNNKLAERIKGFLDILKRDHGSIDLEWLRDASPEGVKKYLLSIDGIGLKCVECVRLLALKQHAFPVDTNVARIVMRLGWIPIQPLHWKLQHHHLKRYPTVNSIHKYMWPRLSALDLQTLYELHCQMITCGKVYILFIQPLLHEKNIYFSVFLVSPSSHSQLVLVQVFCRKNQPNCNACPMREECQHFASARSEGDIEDLCIKVHDKNPTIKVNPKGCKIVKADHAQSKQKCFNRTSESLQEVVMSKSSAPVPTSRAPRSKRMSQFRTKHQVYELPDAHHILKGLERREPDDPCPYLLVVWSSGKLSNPVGSTEGQTACFDENGQFLGSNGEDTAQTVLGTILIPCRTAMRGTFPLNGTYFQANEVLADYKTSENPIDVPVSSIQHLRRRTLYCGNSVSGIFIGLLTKEIRDCFKKGFICVRGFDRKTREPKPLARRLHRS, from the exons ATGTCTTCCGTAAtcaagccttcatcttcaa cagcagcagcaggagATATTAAAGTTTTCACAAGAAGAAGATTTAAGACTAATAAGCGTTTGGAACAAAGAGATGATGAGATAAAAAACAAGACTGCAGAGTTGGAGCCAAAGAATTTTCAAAGCgtggcttcttcttctgctactccttg GTTCAGTTCCAATACAAAAGTTGAAGAAATGGGACCAGCGGCAGATGCTAATAACATCTTCAGTAGCTATGTTGATGACTGCTCTGCGACTCCTTGTCGTGTCACTGATGTATCAACTGCGCAGGATAAATCTACGTCTAAGAAGAGAGGCTACGATGCCATATACTTGAGGCACAAGCAACCGAAGAGCGTCAGAATACAAATGGAAGATAAATCCAAAGGAGAAATACTTATTGGTGGCAAGCGCACGAAATCTCCAAAACCTGTAAAATTGAAAGAAACTAGGTCATCCAAGTGTGCTACTGCTCAAAAGTTGCCCAATGTTGGACGTTATAACAGAGTTTCTGTTCGAAAAGTACAAAACGATACACAAGCTCAATCCATGAAACAAGATCAGAAGGCACATGGAGATATTTTAGGAAAGCGCAATAAATCTGTTCATCAAGTAGGGCCTTCTGATTCAACCCTGCGATGGCATGCACAACCTCAGATTGATTGGAGCAAAGATGTATCAGACAATATTAAAGACAAGGAGGAATGGTGGGAAGAAGAAACGAAACTGTTCTGTAAACGAGCAAATTCTTTCATTGCCTGCATGAATCAAGTCCAAG GAAATAGACATTTCTCAGCGTGGAGAGGTTCCGTAGTGGACTCGGTTGTTGGGGCATTTTTAACTCAAAATGCTAAAGATCAGTCATCAAG TTCTGCCTTTATGTCACTTGCTGCAAAATATCCGACTATTCAAATGGAGCAAGCATGTGATTATGCAAGGAACGAAAAAAATGTGAGAAGCATTGTTGGTTGGGATTTTTTAGAGTACATTTATTACACCAGAAGAACAACAAAAGAGAGAAGTAATGATACAATGGACTCTTTAGACTGGGAAGCTGTTAGAGAAGCACCTCTAACTGAAATTTCAAAAAGCATTTTGGGAAGAGGAATGAACAATAAGCTCGCAGAACGCATCAAG GGTTTCCTTGATATACTGAAGAGAGATCATGGCAGCATTGATCTCGAATGGTTAAGAGATGCCTCCCCGGAAGGAGTAAA GAAGTATCTGTTGAGCATAGATGGAATTGGCTTGAAATGCGTTGAGTGTGTGCGGCTTTTAGCACTGAAGCAGCATGCCTTCCCG GTTGATACTAATGTTGCTCGGATAGTTATGCGACTTGGTTGGATCCCTATTCAGCCATTGCATTGGAAGCTTCAACATCATCATCTAAAGAG GTACCCGACGGTAaattcaatacataaatatatgtGGCCAAGGCTGTCTGCCCTTGACCTACAAACACT GTATGAATTACATTGCCAAATGATTACATGCGGCAAGGTATACATCTTGTTCATTCAACCTCTGTTACACGAAAAGAATATATATTTTTCCGTATTCCTTGTTTCTCCATCATCACATTCTCAGTTGGTACTTGTACAGGTTTTCTGTagaaaaaatcaaccaaattgCAATGCATGTCCGATGAGAGAAGAGTGCCAACACTTTGCAAG TGCAAGGAGTGAAGGGGACATTGAAGATTTGTGCATAAAGGTTCACGATAAGAATCCTACAATCAAAGTCAATCCTAAAGGGTGTAAAATTGTAAAGGCTGATCATGCACAAAGTAAGCAGAAGTGTTTCAACCGAACAAGTGAGTCGCTTCAAGAAGTTGTCATGTCAAAATCTAGTGCTCCAGTTCCAACTAGTCGCGCACCCAGATCGAAGCGCATGAGCCAATTTAGGACAAAGCATCAAGT CTACGAACTTCCAGACGCTCACCACATTTTGAAAGGG CTAGAGAGAAGAGAACCTGATGATCCCTGCCCTTACCTTCTTGTTGTATGGTCATCTG GCAAACTATCCAATCCTGTTGGATCAACTGAAGGTCAAACCGCTTGCTTTGATGAGAATGGACAATTTTTGGGCAGCAATGGTGAAGACACTGCCCAGACTGTTCTAGGAACAATTTTG ATACCATGTCGCACGGCAATGCGAGGAACTTTTCCTCTCAACGGAACATACTTTCAAGCTAATGAG GTGCTAGCTGATTATAAAACAAGTGAAAACCCGATCGATGTTCCTGTGTCATCGATACAACATTTGAGGAGACGAACGCTATATTGTGGAAACAGTGTCTCGGGAATATTTATAG GTTTATTGACCAAAGAAATCCGGGACTGCTTTAAGAAAG GATTCATTTGTGTGAGAGGGTTTGACCGGAAAACAAGGGAGCCGAAACCTTTAGCAAGAAGATTACACCGCAGCTAA
- the LOC126621505 gene encoding DEMETER-like protein 2 isoform X5 yields the protein MSSVIKPSSSTAAAGDIKVFTRRRFKTNKRLEQRDDEIKNKTAELEPKNFQSVASSSATPWFSSNTKVEEMGPAADANNIFSSYVDDCSATPCRVTDVSTAQDKSTSKKRGYDAIYLRHKQPKSVRIQMEDKSKGEILIGGKRTKSPKPVKLKETRSSKCATAQKLPNVGRYNRVSVRKVQNDTQAQSMKQDQKAHGDILGKRNKSVHQVGPSDSTLRWHAQPQIDWSKDVSDNIKDKEEWWEEETKLFCKRANSFIACMNQVQGNRHFSAWRGSVVDSVVGAFLTQNAKDQSSSSAFMSLAAKYPTIQMEQACDYARNEKNVRSIVGWDFLEYIYYTRRTTKERSNDTMDSLDWEAVREAPLTEISKSILGRGMNNKLAERIKGFLDILKRDHGSIDLEWLRDASPEGVKKYLLSIDGIGLKCVECVRLLALKQHAFPVDTNVARIVMRLGWIPIQPLHWKLQHHHLKRYPTVNSIHKYMWPRLSALDLQTLYELHCQMITCGKVFCRKNQPNCNACPMREECQHFASARSEGDIEDLCIKVHDKNPTIKVNPKGCKIVKADHAQSKQKCFNRTSESLQEVVMSKSSAPVPTSRAPRSKRMSQFRTKHQVYELPDAHHILKGLERREPDDPCPYLLVVWSSGKLSNPVGSTEGQTACFDENGQFLGSNGEDTAQTVLGTILIPCRTAMRGTFPLNGTYFQANEVLADYKTSENPIDVPVSSIQHLRRRTLYCGNSVSGIFIGLLTKEIRDCFKKGFICVRGFDRKTREPKPLARRLHRS from the exons ATGTCTTCCGTAAtcaagccttcatcttcaa cagcagcagcaggagATATTAAAGTTTTCACAAGAAGAAGATTTAAGACTAATAAGCGTTTGGAACAAAGAGATGATGAGATAAAAAACAAGACTGCAGAGTTGGAGCCAAAGAATTTTCAAAGCgtggcttcttcttctgctactccttg GTTCAGTTCCAATACAAAAGTTGAAGAAATGGGACCAGCGGCAGATGCTAATAACATCTTCAGTAGCTATGTTGATGACTGCTCTGCGACTCCTTGTCGTGTCACTGATGTATCAACTGCGCAGGATAAATCTACGTCTAAGAAGAGAGGCTACGATGCCATATACTTGAGGCACAAGCAACCGAAGAGCGTCAGAATACAAATGGAAGATAAATCCAAAGGAGAAATACTTATTGGTGGCAAGCGCACGAAATCTCCAAAACCTGTAAAATTGAAAGAAACTAGGTCATCCAAGTGTGCTACTGCTCAAAAGTTGCCCAATGTTGGACGTTATAACAGAGTTTCTGTTCGAAAAGTACAAAACGATACACAAGCTCAATCCATGAAACAAGATCAGAAGGCACATGGAGATATTTTAGGAAAGCGCAATAAATCTGTTCATCAAGTAGGGCCTTCTGATTCAACCCTGCGATGGCATGCACAACCTCAGATTGATTGGAGCAAAGATGTATCAGACAATATTAAAGACAAGGAGGAATGGTGGGAAGAAGAAACGAAACTGTTCTGTAAACGAGCAAATTCTTTCATTGCCTGCATGAATCAAGTCCAAG GAAATAGACATTTCTCAGCGTGGAGAGGTTCCGTAGTGGACTCGGTTGTTGGGGCATTTTTAACTCAAAATGCTAAAGATCAGTCATCAAG TTCTGCCTTTATGTCACTTGCTGCAAAATATCCGACTATTCAAATGGAGCAAGCATGTGATTATGCAAGGAACGAAAAAAATGTGAGAAGCATTGTTGGTTGGGATTTTTTAGAGTACATTTATTACACCAGAAGAACAACAAAAGAGAGAAGTAATGATACAATGGACTCTTTAGACTGGGAAGCTGTTAGAGAAGCACCTCTAACTGAAATTTCAAAAAGCATTTTGGGAAGAGGAATGAACAATAAGCTCGCAGAACGCATCAAG GGTTTCCTTGATATACTGAAGAGAGATCATGGCAGCATTGATCTCGAATGGTTAAGAGATGCCTCCCCGGAAGGAGTAAA GAAGTATCTGTTGAGCATAGATGGAATTGGCTTGAAATGCGTTGAGTGTGTGCGGCTTTTAGCACTGAAGCAGCATGCCTTCCCG GTTGATACTAATGTTGCTCGGATAGTTATGCGACTTGGTTGGATCCCTATTCAGCCATTGCATTGGAAGCTTCAACATCATCATCTAAAGAG GTACCCGACGGTAaattcaatacataaatatatgtGGCCAAGGCTGTCTGCCCTTGACCTACAAACACT GTATGAATTACATTGCCAAATGATTACATGCGGCAAG GTTTTCTGTagaaaaaatcaaccaaattgCAATGCATGTCCGATGAGAGAAGAGTGCCAACACTTTGCAAG TGCAAGGAGTGAAGGGGACATTGAAGATTTGTGCATAAAGGTTCACGATAAGAATCCTACAATCAAAGTCAATCCTAAAGGGTGTAAAATTGTAAAGGCTGATCATGCACAAAGTAAGCAGAAGTGTTTCAACCGAACAAGTGAGTCGCTTCAAGAAGTTGTCATGTCAAAATCTAGTGCTCCAGTTCCAACTAGTCGCGCACCCAGATCGAAGCGCATGAGCCAATTTAGGACAAAGCATCAAGT CTACGAACTTCCAGACGCTCACCACATTTTGAAAGGG CTAGAGAGAAGAGAACCTGATGATCCCTGCCCTTACCTTCTTGTTGTATGGTCATCTG GCAAACTATCCAATCCTGTTGGATCAACTGAAGGTCAAACCGCTTGCTTTGATGAGAATGGACAATTTTTGGGCAGCAATGGTGAAGACACTGCCCAGACTGTTCTAGGAACAATTTTG ATACCATGTCGCACGGCAATGCGAGGAACTTTTCCTCTCAACGGAACATACTTTCAAGCTAATGAG GTGCTAGCTGATTATAAAACAAGTGAAAACCCGATCGATGTTCCTGTGTCATCGATACAACATTTGAGGAGACGAACGCTATATTGTGGAAACAGTGTCTCGGGAATATTTATAG GTTTATTGACCAAAGAAATCCGGGACTGCTTTAAGAAAG GATTCATTTGTGTGAGAGGGTTTGACCGGAAAACAAGGGAGCCGAAACCTTTAGCAAGAAGATTACACCGCAGCTAA
- the LOC126621505 gene encoding DEMETER-like protein 2 isoform X6: protein MSSVIKPSSSTAAAGDIKVFTRRRFKTNKRLEQRDDEIKNKTAELEPKNFQSVASSSATPWFSSNTKVEEMGPAADANNIFSSYVDDCSATPCRVTDVSTAQDKSTSKKRGYDAIYLRHKQPKSVRIQMEDKSKGEILIGGKRTKSPKPVKLKETRSSKCATAQKLPNVGRYNRVSVRKVQNDTQAQSMKQDQKAHGDILGKRNKSVHQVGPSDSTLRWHAQPQIDWSKDVSDNIKDKEEWWEEETKLFCKRANSFIACMNQVQGNRHFSAWRGSVVDSVVGAFLTQNAKDQSSSSAFMSLAAKYPTIQMEQACDYARNEKNVRSIVGWDFLEYIYYTRRTTKERSNDTMDSLDWEAVREAPLTEISKSILGRGMNNKLAERIKGFLDILKRDHGSIDLEWLRDASPEGVKKYLLSIDGIGLKCVECVRLLALKQHAFPVDTNVARIVMRLGWIPIQPLHWKLQHHHLKRYELHCQMITCGKVFCRKNQPNCNACPMREECQHFASARSEGDIEDLCIKVHDKNPTIKVNPKGCKIVKADHAQSKQKCFNRTSESLQEVVMSKSSAPVPTSRAPRSKRMSQFRTKHQVYELPDAHHILKGLERREPDDPCPYLLVVWSSGKLSNPVGSTEGQTACFDENGQFLGSNGEDTAQTVLGTILIPCRTAMRGTFPLNGTYFQANEVLADYKTSENPIDVPVSSIQHLRRRTLYCGNSVSGIFIGLLTKEIRDCFKKGFICVRGFDRKTREPKPLARRLHRS, encoded by the exons ATGTCTTCCGTAAtcaagccttcatcttcaa cagcagcagcaggagATATTAAAGTTTTCACAAGAAGAAGATTTAAGACTAATAAGCGTTTGGAACAAAGAGATGATGAGATAAAAAACAAGACTGCAGAGTTGGAGCCAAAGAATTTTCAAAGCgtggcttcttcttctgctactccttg GTTCAGTTCCAATACAAAAGTTGAAGAAATGGGACCAGCGGCAGATGCTAATAACATCTTCAGTAGCTATGTTGATGACTGCTCTGCGACTCCTTGTCGTGTCACTGATGTATCAACTGCGCAGGATAAATCTACGTCTAAGAAGAGAGGCTACGATGCCATATACTTGAGGCACAAGCAACCGAAGAGCGTCAGAATACAAATGGAAGATAAATCCAAAGGAGAAATACTTATTGGTGGCAAGCGCACGAAATCTCCAAAACCTGTAAAATTGAAAGAAACTAGGTCATCCAAGTGTGCTACTGCTCAAAAGTTGCCCAATGTTGGACGTTATAACAGAGTTTCTGTTCGAAAAGTACAAAACGATACACAAGCTCAATCCATGAAACAAGATCAGAAGGCACATGGAGATATTTTAGGAAAGCGCAATAAATCTGTTCATCAAGTAGGGCCTTCTGATTCAACCCTGCGATGGCATGCACAACCTCAGATTGATTGGAGCAAAGATGTATCAGACAATATTAAAGACAAGGAGGAATGGTGGGAAGAAGAAACGAAACTGTTCTGTAAACGAGCAAATTCTTTCATTGCCTGCATGAATCAAGTCCAAG GAAATAGACATTTCTCAGCGTGGAGAGGTTCCGTAGTGGACTCGGTTGTTGGGGCATTTTTAACTCAAAATGCTAAAGATCAGTCATCAAG TTCTGCCTTTATGTCACTTGCTGCAAAATATCCGACTATTCAAATGGAGCAAGCATGTGATTATGCAAGGAACGAAAAAAATGTGAGAAGCATTGTTGGTTGGGATTTTTTAGAGTACATTTATTACACCAGAAGAACAACAAAAGAGAGAAGTAATGATACAATGGACTCTTTAGACTGGGAAGCTGTTAGAGAAGCACCTCTAACTGAAATTTCAAAAAGCATTTTGGGAAGAGGAATGAACAATAAGCTCGCAGAACGCATCAAG GGTTTCCTTGATATACTGAAGAGAGATCATGGCAGCATTGATCTCGAATGGTTAAGAGATGCCTCCCCGGAAGGAGTAAA GAAGTATCTGTTGAGCATAGATGGAATTGGCTTGAAATGCGTTGAGTGTGTGCGGCTTTTAGCACTGAAGCAGCATGCCTTCCCG GTTGATACTAATGTTGCTCGGATAGTTATGCGACTTGGTTGGATCCCTATTCAGCCATTGCATTGGAAGCTTCAACATCATCATCTAAAGAG GTATGAATTACATTGCCAAATGATTACATGCGGCAAG GTTTTCTGTagaaaaaatcaaccaaattgCAATGCATGTCCGATGAGAGAAGAGTGCCAACACTTTGCAAG TGCAAGGAGTGAAGGGGACATTGAAGATTTGTGCATAAAGGTTCACGATAAGAATCCTACAATCAAAGTCAATCCTAAAGGGTGTAAAATTGTAAAGGCTGATCATGCACAAAGTAAGCAGAAGTGTTTCAACCGAACAAGTGAGTCGCTTCAAGAAGTTGTCATGTCAAAATCTAGTGCTCCAGTTCCAACTAGTCGCGCACCCAGATCGAAGCGCATGAGCCAATTTAGGACAAAGCATCAAGT CTACGAACTTCCAGACGCTCACCACATTTTGAAAGGG CTAGAGAGAAGAGAACCTGATGATCCCTGCCCTTACCTTCTTGTTGTATGGTCATCTG GCAAACTATCCAATCCTGTTGGATCAACTGAAGGTCAAACCGCTTGCTTTGATGAGAATGGACAATTTTTGGGCAGCAATGGTGAAGACACTGCCCAGACTGTTCTAGGAACAATTTTG ATACCATGTCGCACGGCAATGCGAGGAACTTTTCCTCTCAACGGAACATACTTTCAAGCTAATGAG GTGCTAGCTGATTATAAAACAAGTGAAAACCCGATCGATGTTCCTGTGTCATCGATACAACATTTGAGGAGACGAACGCTATATTGTGGAAACAGTGTCTCGGGAATATTTATAG GTTTATTGACCAAAGAAATCCGGGACTGCTTTAAGAAAG GATTCATTTGTGTGAGAGGGTTTGACCGGAAAACAAGGGAGCCGAAACCTTTAGCAAGAAGATTACACCGCAGCTAA
- the LOC126621505 gene encoding DEMETER-like protein 2 isoform X4, translating to MSSVIKPSSSTAAAGDIKVFTRRRFKTNKRLEQRDDEIKNKTAELEPKNFQSVASSSATPWFSSNTKVEEMGPAADANNIFSSYVDDCSATPCRVTDVSTAQDKSTSKKRGYDAIYLRHKQPKSVRIQMEDKSKGEILIGGKRTKSPKPVKLKETRSSKCATAQKLPNVGRYNRVSVRKVQNDTQAQSMKQDQKAHGDILGKRNKSVHQVGPSDSTLRWHAQPQIDWSKDVSDNIKDKEEWWEEETKLFCKRANSFIACMNQVQGNRHFSAWRGSVVDSVVGAFLTQNAKDQSSSSAFMSLAAKYPTIQMEQACDYARNEKNVRSIVGWDFLEYIYYTRRTTKERSNDTMDSLDWEAVREAPLTEISKSILGRGMNNKLAERIKGFLDILKRDHGSIDLEWLRDASPEGVKKYLLSIDGIGLKCVECVRLLALKQHAFPVDTNVARIVMRLGWIPIQPLHWKLQHHHLKRYELHCQMITCGKVYILFIQPLLHEKNIYFSVFLVSPSSHSQLVLVQVFCRKNQPNCNACPMREECQHFASARSEGDIEDLCIKVHDKNPTIKVNPKGCKIVKADHAQSKQKCFNRTSESLQEVVMSKSSAPVPTSRAPRSKRMSQFRTKHQVYELPDAHHILKGLERREPDDPCPYLLVVWSSGKLSNPVGSTEGQTACFDENGQFLGSNGEDTAQTVLGTILIPCRTAMRGTFPLNGTYFQANEVLADYKTSENPIDVPVSSIQHLRRRTLYCGNSVSGIFIGLLTKEIRDCFKKGFICVRGFDRKTREPKPLARRLHRS from the exons ATGTCTTCCGTAAtcaagccttcatcttcaa cagcagcagcaggagATATTAAAGTTTTCACAAGAAGAAGATTTAAGACTAATAAGCGTTTGGAACAAAGAGATGATGAGATAAAAAACAAGACTGCAGAGTTGGAGCCAAAGAATTTTCAAAGCgtggcttcttcttctgctactccttg GTTCAGTTCCAATACAAAAGTTGAAGAAATGGGACCAGCGGCAGATGCTAATAACATCTTCAGTAGCTATGTTGATGACTGCTCTGCGACTCCTTGTCGTGTCACTGATGTATCAACTGCGCAGGATAAATCTACGTCTAAGAAGAGAGGCTACGATGCCATATACTTGAGGCACAAGCAACCGAAGAGCGTCAGAATACAAATGGAAGATAAATCCAAAGGAGAAATACTTATTGGTGGCAAGCGCACGAAATCTCCAAAACCTGTAAAATTGAAAGAAACTAGGTCATCCAAGTGTGCTACTGCTCAAAAGTTGCCCAATGTTGGACGTTATAACAGAGTTTCTGTTCGAAAAGTACAAAACGATACACAAGCTCAATCCATGAAACAAGATCAGAAGGCACATGGAGATATTTTAGGAAAGCGCAATAAATCTGTTCATCAAGTAGGGCCTTCTGATTCAACCCTGCGATGGCATGCACAACCTCAGATTGATTGGAGCAAAGATGTATCAGACAATATTAAAGACAAGGAGGAATGGTGGGAAGAAGAAACGAAACTGTTCTGTAAACGAGCAAATTCTTTCATTGCCTGCATGAATCAAGTCCAAG GAAATAGACATTTCTCAGCGTGGAGAGGTTCCGTAGTGGACTCGGTTGTTGGGGCATTTTTAACTCAAAATGCTAAAGATCAGTCATCAAG TTCTGCCTTTATGTCACTTGCTGCAAAATATCCGACTATTCAAATGGAGCAAGCATGTGATTATGCAAGGAACGAAAAAAATGTGAGAAGCATTGTTGGTTGGGATTTTTTAGAGTACATTTATTACACCAGAAGAACAACAAAAGAGAGAAGTAATGATACAATGGACTCTTTAGACTGGGAAGCTGTTAGAGAAGCACCTCTAACTGAAATTTCAAAAAGCATTTTGGGAAGAGGAATGAACAATAAGCTCGCAGAACGCATCAAG GGTTTCCTTGATATACTGAAGAGAGATCATGGCAGCATTGATCTCGAATGGTTAAGAGATGCCTCCCCGGAAGGAGTAAA GAAGTATCTGTTGAGCATAGATGGAATTGGCTTGAAATGCGTTGAGTGTGTGCGGCTTTTAGCACTGAAGCAGCATGCCTTCCCG GTTGATACTAATGTTGCTCGGATAGTTATGCGACTTGGTTGGATCCCTATTCAGCCATTGCATTGGAAGCTTCAACATCATCATCTAAAGAG GTATGAATTACATTGCCAAATGATTACATGCGGCAAGGTATACATCTTGTTCATTCAACCTCTGTTACACGAAAAGAATATATATTTTTCCGTATTCCTTGTTTCTCCATCATCACATTCTCAGTTGGTACTTGTACAGGTTTTCTGTagaaaaaatcaaccaaattgCAATGCATGTCCGATGAGAGAAGAGTGCCAACACTTTGCAAG TGCAAGGAGTGAAGGGGACATTGAAGATTTGTGCATAAAGGTTCACGATAAGAATCCTACAATCAAAGTCAATCCTAAAGGGTGTAAAATTGTAAAGGCTGATCATGCACAAAGTAAGCAGAAGTGTTTCAACCGAACAAGTGAGTCGCTTCAAGAAGTTGTCATGTCAAAATCTAGTGCTCCAGTTCCAACTAGTCGCGCACCCAGATCGAAGCGCATGAGCCAATTTAGGACAAAGCATCAAGT CTACGAACTTCCAGACGCTCACCACATTTTGAAAGGG CTAGAGAGAAGAGAACCTGATGATCCCTGCCCTTACCTTCTTGTTGTATGGTCATCTG GCAAACTATCCAATCCTGTTGGATCAACTGAAGGTCAAACCGCTTGCTTTGATGAGAATGGACAATTTTTGGGCAGCAATGGTGAAGACACTGCCCAGACTGTTCTAGGAACAATTTTG ATACCATGTCGCACGGCAATGCGAGGAACTTTTCCTCTCAACGGAACATACTTTCAAGCTAATGAG GTGCTAGCTGATTATAAAACAAGTGAAAACCCGATCGATGTTCCTGTGTCATCGATACAACATTTGAGGAGACGAACGCTATATTGTGGAAACAGTGTCTCGGGAATATTTATAG GTTTATTGACCAAAGAAATCCGGGACTGCTTTAAGAAAG GATTCATTTGTGTGAGAGGGTTTGACCGGAAAACAAGGGAGCCGAAACCTTTAGCAAGAAGATTACACCGCAGCTAA